A window from Centropristis striata isolate RG_2023a ecotype Rhode Island chromosome 4, C.striata_1.0, whole genome shotgun sequence encodes these proteins:
- the cadm1b gene encoding cell adhesion molecule 1b isoform X1, translating into MAITGSGSLAITLSVFVISAAFLLKGAAETVTVEGQNLATDNVSVIEGETATISCRVKNNDDSVIQLLNPNRQTIYFKDVRPLKDSRFQLVNFSDNELRVSLSNVSLSDEGRYVCQLYTDPPQEAYADITVLVPPGNPIIESREDVVSEGNETELTCTAMGSKPAASIRWMKGEEELTGETTVEETYDRMFTVTSRVRFSVTKEDDGVPVDCIIDHPAVKDLLAQRHLEVLYKPEVKIVVTYPDGLTREGDNLDLTCIAEGKPHPHQINWLRVDEDVPPHAVVTGSDLYIENLNKSYNGTYRCVASNAVGEAYDDYILYVYDAPTTIPTPTTNPVNTQDSRAGEGAPQKIDHAVIGGVVAVVMFAILCALIVLGRYFARHKGTYFTHEAKGADDAADADTAIINAEGGHNNTDEKKEYYI; encoded by the exons TTGAAGGTCAGAACCTGGCAACCGACAACGTGTCTGTGATCGAGGGGGAAACGGCTACAATCAGCTGCAGAGTGAAGAACAACGACGACTCCGTCATCCAGCTGCTCAACCCCAACAGACAGACCATTTACTTCAAAGATGTGAGAC CTCTGAAGGACAGCCGGTTCCAGCTGGTGAATTTCTCTGACAACGAACTGCGGGTGTCTCTGTCCAATGTGTCACTCTCCGATGAGGGACGCTATGTGTGCCAGCTCTACACAGATCCTCCTCAGGAAGCCTACGCAGACATCACTGTCCTGG TCCCGCCAGGCAACCCAATCATTGAGAGCCGCGAGGATGTGGTCAGCGAGGGGAACGAGACGGAGCTCACCTGCACAGCCATGGGCAGCAAGCCAGCTGCCTCCATCAGATGGATGAAAGGGGAGGAAGAACTGACAG GTGAGACAACAGTCGAGGAGACGTATGACAGGATGTTTACTGTCACCAGCCGGGTAAGATTTTCTGTCACCAAAGAGGATGATGGAGTGCCAGTGGACTGCATCATTGACCACCCAGCTGTAAAGGACCTCCTGGCTCAAAGACACTTGGAAGTGCTAT ATAAACCAGAAGTGAAGATTGTGGTGACGTATCCTGACGGTTTAACCAGAGAGGGTGACAATCTAGATTTGACGTGTATTGCAGAAGGAAAACCACA TCCCCATCAGATCAACTGGCTGAGAGTAGATGAGGATGTGCCGCCTCATGCTGTGGTCACTGGCTCTGATCTGTACATTGAGAACCTCAACAAGTCTTACAACGGCACCTATCGCTGCGTGGCGTCCAACGCTGTGGGAGAGGCCTACGACGACTACATCCTCTATGTATATG ATGCTCCCACTACTATCCCCACACCCACCACCAACCCAGTCAACACGCAAG ACTCCAGAGCCGGCGAGGGGGCACCGCAGAAAATTGACCATGCTGTCATCGGAGGAGTGGTTGCCGTGGTGATGTTTGCCATCCTCTGTGCACTCATTGTTCTTGGTCGATACTTTGCCAGACACAAAG GAACTTACTTCACACATGAAGCCAAAGGGGCGGACGACGCAGCCGATGCAGACACGGCCATCATCAATGCGGAGGGcggacacaacaacacagacgAGAAGAAGGAGTACTATATCTAA
- the cadm1b gene encoding cell adhesion molecule 1b isoform X2 — protein sequence MAITGSGSLAITLSVFVISAAFLLKVEGQNLATDNVSVIEGETATISCRVKNNDDSVIQLLNPNRQTIYFKDVRPLKDSRFQLVNFSDNELRVSLSNVSLSDEGRYVCQLYTDPPQEAYADITVLVPPGNPIIESREDVVSEGNETELTCTAMGSKPAASIRWMKGEEELTGETTVEETYDRMFTVTSRVRFSVTKEDDGVPVDCIIDHPAVKDLLAQRHLEVLYKPEVKIVVTYPDGLTREGDNLDLTCIAEGKPHPHQINWLRVDEDVPPHAVVTGSDLYIENLNKSYNGTYRCVASNAVGEAYDDYILYVYDAPTTIPTPTTNPVNTQDSRAGEGAPQKIDHAVIGGVVAVVMFAILCALIVLGRYFARHKGTYFTHEAKGADDAADADTAIINAEGGHNNTDEKKEYYI from the exons TTGAAGGTCAGAACCTGGCAACCGACAACGTGTCTGTGATCGAGGGGGAAACGGCTACAATCAGCTGCAGAGTGAAGAACAACGACGACTCCGTCATCCAGCTGCTCAACCCCAACAGACAGACCATTTACTTCAAAGATGTGAGAC CTCTGAAGGACAGCCGGTTCCAGCTGGTGAATTTCTCTGACAACGAACTGCGGGTGTCTCTGTCCAATGTGTCACTCTCCGATGAGGGACGCTATGTGTGCCAGCTCTACACAGATCCTCCTCAGGAAGCCTACGCAGACATCACTGTCCTGG TCCCGCCAGGCAACCCAATCATTGAGAGCCGCGAGGATGTGGTCAGCGAGGGGAACGAGACGGAGCTCACCTGCACAGCCATGGGCAGCAAGCCAGCTGCCTCCATCAGATGGATGAAAGGGGAGGAAGAACTGACAG GTGAGACAACAGTCGAGGAGACGTATGACAGGATGTTTACTGTCACCAGCCGGGTAAGATTTTCTGTCACCAAAGAGGATGATGGAGTGCCAGTGGACTGCATCATTGACCACCCAGCTGTAAAGGACCTCCTGGCTCAAAGACACTTGGAAGTGCTAT ATAAACCAGAAGTGAAGATTGTGGTGACGTATCCTGACGGTTTAACCAGAGAGGGTGACAATCTAGATTTGACGTGTATTGCAGAAGGAAAACCACA TCCCCATCAGATCAACTGGCTGAGAGTAGATGAGGATGTGCCGCCTCATGCTGTGGTCACTGGCTCTGATCTGTACATTGAGAACCTCAACAAGTCTTACAACGGCACCTATCGCTGCGTGGCGTCCAACGCTGTGGGAGAGGCCTACGACGACTACATCCTCTATGTATATG ATGCTCCCACTACTATCCCCACACCCACCACCAACCCAGTCAACACGCAAG ACTCCAGAGCCGGCGAGGGGGCACCGCAGAAAATTGACCATGCTGTCATCGGAGGAGTGGTTGCCGTGGTGATGTTTGCCATCCTCTGTGCACTCATTGTTCTTGGTCGATACTTTGCCAGACACAAAG GAACTTACTTCACACATGAAGCCAAAGGGGCGGACGACGCAGCCGATGCAGACACGGCCATCATCAATGCGGAGGGcggacacaacaacacagacgAGAAGAAGGAGTACTATATCTAA